From the genome of Nitratidesulfovibrio sp.:
GGCGGCCATGCTCTATCCATTGCTTCCACAGCCACTGCTGCCAGTTGGGATGCCGGGCGCGCAGGGCGGCCAGCGCCTGCGGCACCGACAGCCCCTGCGGACAGATGGCCGCGCAGCGCCCGCAGGACAGGCAACGGTCGGCCAGTTCGCGCGCGGGCTTCAGGCCAAGGCGCCCCGGTTCGTCGCGCAGGGCGGCGAACACCAGATGCTTGGCGCGGGGTGAAAGTTCTTCCTGCCCGGTGGTCAGAAAGGCGGGGCACACGGCGGTGCACTGGCCGCACAGCAGGCAGGCGCGGGGCTGCCCGGCGGTGTCGCCCGCCGTGGTGCCGTGCGGCATGGATTTGGAGGAGGTGTCCGTGCTCATGGTGTGTTGCCGCCCCCTAGGGGCGCTTATAAATTAGGATTTTTGCTCCGTTGGCAAGGAAAACGAGTCAGCCATTAGGGAGTATACTCTTCTTGTATTCGACCGACATGGCAGGCGAAGTTTGACGAAGCCAACGGACGAAAAGACAATTTAGAAGTGCCCCTAGTACGCTTTATCAGGATTCATGATCCCCAGCGGGTCGAAGGCGTGCTTCACCTGGCGCATCAGTTCCGTTTCCAGGGGCGAGAGTTGCAGGTGCAGGAATTCCTTCTTGGCCATGCCCACGCCGTGCTCGCCGGAAAGGGTGCCATCCATGGAGCGGACAAGGTGCATGACCTCCACGGTGGCGGCATCGGCGCGGGTGGTTTCCGACGGGTCTGCCCCGTCGTACATGATGTTTACGTGGATGTTGCCGTCGCCCACGTGGCCGTACGTGAGGATGGGCAGGTCGTGCGCCTGCGCGATGGCCCGGATGCCGGTCAGCGCGTCCAGCAGGCGGCCGCGCGGCACGGCGATGTCCTCGCCGATCTTGTTGGGCCGCACCAGGTACGACGAAGGGCTGATGCCGCGCCGCATGGCCCACAGGGGTTCTTCCTCGTCGTGGCCCACGCCGTGGGCGGACCATACCGGCGGTTCGTTGCCGGATGTGCCAGCGCTGGTGTGAAGGGCGTCGTGCATGCGGCGCACCTCCAGCGGCAGCGATTCGCGGCTGCCGTCCAGGCGGATCAGCAGCGCGCCGCGCACGCTGTCGGGCCACGGGGGCGTCTGGCGGCGGGCCACGCAGTCCAGCACTTCCGGGCTCAGGAATTCCAGCGCCACCGGCAGGATGCCCGCGCGAAAGATGCGCCGCACCCCGTGCATGGCCGCTTCCATGGAGGCGAAACCGGCCAGCAGGGTGGCCGTGGCCTGCGGCAGGGGCAGGAGCTTCAGCGCGATGCGGGTGACGATGCCCAGCGTGCCTTCCGACCCCACGAACAGGCGGGTAAGGTCCAGCCCCACCACGTTCTTGTGGCAGCGGCCACCGGTGCGCAGCACCTTGCCGCCGGGCAGCACCGCCGTCAGCCCCAGCACGTATTCGCGGGTGACGCCGTACTTCAGGGCACGCATGCCGCCCGCGCAGGTGGCCACGTTGCCGCCGATGGTGGAAATGTCGATGCTGGCCGGGTCCGGCGGGTAGAACAGGCCGCGCGCCTCCACGGCGCGTTGCAGGTCGGAGGTGACCACGCCCGGCTCCACCTCGGCCACGAAGTCGTCGTCCGCGATGTCGAGGATGCGGTTCATGTGCAGCAGCGAGACCACGATGCCGGGCCGGGCGGGCACGCATGCGCCCACCTGGTTGGAGGCGCGGCCCCGTGCGTACACGGGCAGGCCTTCCGCCTGGGCCAGGCGCAGCAATTCCACCACCTGTGCTTCGGTGGTGGGGCGTACCACGGCCAGCGGGGTGCCCATGCGGCGGCCCGCGTCGGTGGCGAAGATCAGGGTCTGTTCCGGCGTGAGCAGCAGCGAATCGCCGGGAAAGATGTCGCGCAGGGAGCGTTCCTGCGTGGTGCTGAGATGGGGGGCTTGGGTGGACACGGGGCTATCCGGCTGATGCGGTTGGGGATTGGCTGGGAGATGGCCGAGGGGAGGGGGATGATTCAAGGGCGCCAGTGCGACCTGGATTTTTTTGGAGTTGGCAAGCAATGATTTGCAGGGATACTCTAGGGGTGTTTCTAAATTAGGCTGTTCGTTCGTTGGCAAGGAAAGCAAGCCTGCCATGAGGGAATATACTCTGTTCGTATTTGACCGAAATGGCAGGCGAAGCTTGACGCCGCCAACGGGCGAAAAGACAATTTAGAAACATCCCCTAGAATCGGGCCAGTTCGCGCTCCGTATCCCGGTCGGCGGCGCGGCGCTTCAGGTCCTCGCGCTGGTCGTGCAGTTTCTTGCCGCGACCCACGGCGATTTCCACCTTCACCCGGCCCTTGCTGAAGTGCAGGTTCACCGGCACCACGGTCAGGCCCTTCTGGGCCACGCGCAAGGCCAGCGTGTCGATCTGCTTGGCGTGCATCAGCAGCTTGCGGTCGCGGTCGGGGTCGTGCTGGGCGTAGCCCGCGTTGTCGTACGGGGCGATGTGCAGGCCCACCAGAAAGGCTTCGCCGTTGCGGAAATCCACGTAGCTGTCGCGGAAGTTCACGTGGCCCGCGCGCAGGCTTTTGACCTCCGAGCCGGTCAGCACAAGGCCCGCCTCCATGAAATCGTCGAGTTCATAGAGATGCCGGGCCTTCTTGTTCTGGGCGATGTGGGAGGGCGAGTTTTTTTTGCTCATATATTTTGGGAATGTTCGTGCGGTTGCAGGCGCGCGTGGGGGGGGAGAACCCCGGCGGGGCGGTGGCGGATGGCCGGTGGGCGGCGGCTGCATGTCGAAACGTGAGCCGGGTGCCGGTGCCGCGCGGTGATGTGGCGCGCAAGGGGTTTCAAGACCAGAAATCGGCGGGAATGGCAAGGGTTGGGGGCGGGGCGCTGCGCTGAGGGGAGAGACAAGGCGAGGTCGTGCGCGGTTGCACCCGGCTTCTACGAAGGCACGACTGCCTTTGTGAACACCCTCGATCTCGTTATGTCTCCGACGGGTAGGATGTCGCGCAGTTCCTCTAAATGCGGCCTCTACGAAGACAGTCCTGCCCTGCTGAACACGCCCGATTTCGTTATGTCTCCGACGGGCAAGGGGCCGCAGAGCGGCGGCCCCTTGCAACCCCGCGCTCCAGGGGGGCTTCGCCAGCTCTGCTATCTTCATCCGTAAGACTCGCGTTTCACGCTCGCCTAACGGCTGAAGTCCCTGGACCCCCAGCGTTTCCTGCGCGGCGTCCCTTCGGCGGCAGCTTCCCTCCGGCGCCGGGGCGCCTTCGGGTGATCTGCCGCCGGTGACGCCAATGCGCGCATGGCTCCCGCAGCCACTGCCACGCGAGGGTGCCTTTACCCATGCCCCCGTTGCGACGCATGTGCCGCCGCCAAAGCCCGGCGTCACAAGCTTCTACGCACATCACGTTGCCGTCTTCACTGGCGTTCACTCCAAGCGGCAGACCAAGCCCCATGGCGTGTTCATATCAACCAAGCACCGGCACGCATTTTTTCTTGGTCACATACTGATTACTTCAAATCATTCGTCCTTCGTCCCCCCCGTACTCGCAAGCGCAGCACAACGTACCCTGCAG
Proteins encoded in this window:
- a CDS encoding FAD-binding oxidoreductase, yielding MSTQAPHLSTTQERSLRDIFPGDSLLLTPEQTLIFATDAGRRMGTPLAVVRPTTEAQVVELLRLAQAEGLPVYARGRASNQVGACVPARPGIVVSLLHMNRILDIADDDFVAEVEPGVVTSDLQRAVEARGLFYPPDPASIDISTIGGNVATCAGGMRALKYGVTREYVLGLTAVLPGGKVLRTGGRCHKNVVGLDLTRLFVGSEGTLGIVTRIALKLLPLPQATATLLAGFASMEAAMHGVRRIFRAGILPVALEFLSPEVLDCVARRQTPPWPDSVRGALLIRLDGSRESLPLEVRRMHDALHTSAGTSGNEPPVWSAHGVGHDEEEPLWAMRRGISPSSYLVRPNKIGEDIAVPRGRLLDALTGIRAIAQAHDLPILTYGHVGDGNIHVNIMYDGADPSETTRADAATVEVMHLVRSMDGTLSGEHGVGMAKKEFLHLQLSPLETELMRQVKHAFDPLGIMNPDKAY
- the smpB gene encoding SsrA-binding protein SmpB; the encoded protein is MSKKNSPSHIAQNKKARHLYELDDFMEAGLVLTGSEVKSLRAGHVNFRDSYVDFRNGEAFLVGLHIAPYDNAGYAQHDPDRDRKLLMHAKQIDTLALRVAQKGLTVVPVNLHFSKGRVKVEIAVGRGKKLHDQREDLKRRAADRDTERELARF